Proteins from one Mesoplodon densirostris isolate mMesDen1 chromosome 1, mMesDen1 primary haplotype, whole genome shotgun sequence genomic window:
- the FANK1 gene encoding fibronectin type 3 and ankyrin repeat domains protein 1 isoform X1, with translation MEPQKITPSSKPHPPVVGKVTHHSIELYWDLEKKVKRQGPQEQWFRFSIEEEDPKMHTYGIIYTGYATKHVVEGLDPRTLYRFRLKVSSPSGEHEYSPVVSVSTTREPISSEHLHRAVNVNDEDLLLRILQGGSVKVDVPNKFGFTALMVAAQRGYTRLVNILVSNGTDVNLQNGSGKDSLMLACYAGHLDVVKYLRRHGASWDTRDLGGCTALHWAADGGHCNVIEWMIKDGCEVDATDAGSGWTPLMRVSAVSGNQKVASLLIDAGADVNVKDKDGKTPLMVAVLNNHEELVQLLLDKGADTSVKNEFGKGVLEMARVFDRKNVVSLLEEMKKKQCRRSHPFADPGTSYLPPKAK, from the exons aaATCACACCATCCTCAAAGCCTCATCCACCTGTTGTGGGCAAAGTGACTCATCACAGCATTGAATTATACTGGGACCTGGAGAAGAAAGTCAAGCGGCAGGGACCCCAGGAGCAGTGGTTCAGGTTTTCTATTGAAGAAGAAGACCCCAAAATGCACACTTATGGTATCATTTATAC GGGATATGCTACTAAGCATGTTGTGGAAGGTCTGGACCCACGGACCCTGTACAGGTTTCGACTGAAGGTCTCCAGCCCCTCCGGAGAGCATGAGTACAGCCCGGTGGTCTCGGTATCTACGACCA GAGAACCCATAAGTAGTGAACACTTGCATAGAGCTGTCAACGTGAACGATGAAGATTTGCTGCTTCGAATACTACAAGGAGG CAGCGTGAAGGTTGATGTTCCCAATAAGTTTGGCTTTACCGCTCTGATGGTCGCTGCCCAGAGGGGATACACCAG GCTTGTGAACATCCTCGTTTCTAACGGCACAGATGTGAATCTGCAGAATGGAAGTGGCAAGGACAG TCTAATGCTTGCGTGCTACGCAGGACACCTAGATGTTGTGAAATACCTCCGAAGACATGGTGCTTCTTGGGACACTAGAGACCTAGGAGGCTGTACAGCTCTGCACTGGGCTGCAGATGGAGGCCACTGCAATGTGATTGAGTGGATGATAAAGGACGGCTGTGAG GTGGACGCCACGGACGCTGGCTCGGGGTGGACCCCGCTCATGAGAGTCTCTGCGGTCTCAGGGAACCAGAAGGTCGCCTCTCTGCTGATCGACGCAGGCGCGGATGTGAACGTGAAAGACAAAGACGGGAAGACCCCTCTCATG GTGGCCGTGCTGAATAACCATGAAGAATTAGTCCAGTTACTTCTTGACAAAGGGGCAGACACAAGTGTGAAAAATGAG tttggcAAAGGTGTCCTAGAAATGGCCAGAGTTTTTGACAGAAAG AATGTAGTCTCCTtattagaagaaatgaaaaaaaagcaaTGCCGAAGAAGTCATCCATTCGCTGACCCGGGCACCTCTTACCTCCCTCCGAAAGCCAAGTGA
- the FANK1 gene encoding fibronectin type 3 and ankyrin repeat domains protein 1 isoform X2, with product MEPQKITPSSKPHPPVVGKVTHHSIELYWDLEKKVKRQGPQEQWFRFSIEEEDPKMHTYGIIYTGYATKHVVEGLDPRTLYRFRLKVSSPSGEHEYSPVVSVSTTREPISSEHLHRAVNVNDEDLLLRILQGGVKVDVPNKFGFTALMVAAQRGYTRLVNILVSNGTDVNLQNGSGKDSLMLACYAGHLDVVKYLRRHGASWDTRDLGGCTALHWAADGGHCNVIEWMIKDGCEVDATDAGSGWTPLMRVSAVSGNQKVASLLIDAGADVNVKDKDGKTPLMVAVLNNHEELVQLLLDKGADTSVKNEFGKGVLEMARVFDRKVGMFFLPFEAHFAALKKKHKKTQTLDYMHLFLFI from the exons aaATCACACCATCCTCAAAGCCTCATCCACCTGTTGTGGGCAAAGTGACTCATCACAGCATTGAATTATACTGGGACCTGGAGAAGAAAGTCAAGCGGCAGGGACCCCAGGAGCAGTGGTTCAGGTTTTCTATTGAAGAAGAAGACCCCAAAATGCACACTTATGGTATCATTTATAC GGGATATGCTACTAAGCATGTTGTGGAAGGTCTGGACCCACGGACCCTGTACAGGTTTCGACTGAAGGTCTCCAGCCCCTCCGGAGAGCATGAGTACAGCCCGGTGGTCTCGGTATCTACGACCA GAGAACCCATAAGTAGTGAACACTTGCATAGAGCTGTCAACGTGAACGATGAAGATTTGCTGCTTCGAATACTACAAGGAGG CGTGAAGGTTGATGTTCCCAATAAGTTTGGCTTTACCGCTCTGATGGTCGCTGCCCAGAGGGGATACACCAG GCTTGTGAACATCCTCGTTTCTAACGGCACAGATGTGAATCTGCAGAATGGAAGTGGCAAGGACAG TCTAATGCTTGCGTGCTACGCAGGACACCTAGATGTTGTGAAATACCTCCGAAGACATGGTGCTTCTTGGGACACTAGAGACCTAGGAGGCTGTACAGCTCTGCACTGGGCTGCAGATGGAGGCCACTGCAATGTGATTGAGTGGATGATAAAGGACGGCTGTGAG GTGGACGCCACGGACGCTGGCTCGGGGTGGACCCCGCTCATGAGAGTCTCTGCGGTCTCAGGGAACCAGAAGGTCGCCTCTCTGCTGATCGACGCAGGCGCGGATGTGAACGTGAAAGACAAAGACGGGAAGACCCCTCTCATG GTGGCCGTGCTGAATAACCATGAAGAATTAGTCCAGTTACTTCTTGACAAAGGGGCAGACACAAGTGTGAAAAATGAG tttggcAAAGGTGTCCTAGAAATGGCCAGAGTTTTTGACAGAAAGGTTGGGATGTTCTTTCTGCCCTTTGAGGCTCATTTtgcagcacttaaaaaaaaacacaaaaaaacccaaaccttggATTACATGCACCTGTTTTTGTTTATCTAG